A genomic window from Silene latifolia isolate original U9 population chromosome 11, ASM4854445v1, whole genome shotgun sequence includes:
- the LOC141613544 gene encoding uncharacterized protein LOC141613544, translating into MAGDDDVPPNPKIDSTSPYYLGSLAVPEAKISNVVLRRDNYDDWKNSMRMSLKSRRKFGFIDGSLKKSTDPFYLENWEVVHGTLVQWIRNTIDPSLLDTISYVEDASVLWNDLAAQFSVVDGTVIHNLKTQIKNCVQTKGMDITTYYGKLKNLWDSLVVHEPPFSCKCGNCSCNIGQDAVKRQDSERLHQFLMGLDSTLYGHIRSQQLQLDPLPSLTRVYHAMLQEERLRASPTAVVDASDMVAFATMRPPLDSRNQERGERHGLFCHFCDTRGHELHNCYIKSQRFSEWWGDRPHTLADLRRSHANKASRGSGFASAGGSGTGTAAAASVSAPGNGSGAGTVHANMLTTGVSTNSVLTSDRLSGMCSWIIDTGASNHVTGDLSCLTDCYTIMARPVGLPNGQRVESTLMGSAFINSSLTLTQVLYVPSLTCNLLSVSQLASTRDFIFEFAKSSCLIQDRSLKTTIGVGELRDGLYWIRACSVSAGIHQVSASGSRDLWHRRLGHPSDHVVKTIIPFASSLNFNKDWVCDVCHLAKQHRNSFSNNEQRALDIFDLIHCDLWGPYRIPSSCGAKYFLTIVDDFSRATWVYLLLDKTEVTDMFMNFINMVSTQFSKTLKVVQSDNGTEFNCMAGYFFAHGIRFQKSCVGTPQQNGRLSENIVTF; encoded by the coding sequence ATGGCAGGCGACGATGACGTCCCACCAAACCCCAAAATTGACTCAACTTCACCTTACTATCTCGGTTCTCTCGCTGTTCCCGAGGCCAAAATTTCAAACGTTGTCCTCCGTCGTGACAATTACGACGATTGGAAGAATTCCATGCGTATGTCTTTGAAATCGCGACGCAAATTCGGTTTCATTGACGGTTCTCTTAAAAAGTCGACTGATCCTTTTTATCTCGAAAATTGGGAAGTGGTTCATGGCACCCTTGTGCAATGGATCCGAAACACCATTGATCCGTCCCTCCTCGACACGATTTCCTATGTCGAGGACGCTTCTGTTTTGTGGAACGACTTAGCCGCGCAATTCTCGGTGGTTGATGGTACTGTTATTCATAATCTCAAAACTCAAATCAAAAATTGCGTTCAAACCAAAGGTATGGATATCACTACTTATTATGGCAAACTCAAAAATCTTTGGGACTCCCTTGTTGTTCATGAGCCCCCCTTTTCCTGTAAATGTGGAAATTGTAGCTGTAACATTGGTCAAGACGCTGTCAAACGTCAAGATTCTGAGCGGCTACATCAGTTTTTAATGGGATTAGACTCGACTTTATATGGTCACATTCGATCCCAGCAGCTTCAATTGGACCCGTTACCTTCCCTTACCCGTGTTTATCATGCTATGCTTCAAGAGGAGCGCCTTCGTGCTTCTCCCACGGCTGTTGTCGATGCCTCTGATATGGTGGCGTTTGCAACCATGCGTCCTCCCCTTGATTCACGTAACCAGGAACGTGGGGAAAGGCATGGTTTATTTTGTCACTTCTGCGATACTCGGGGTCATGAATTACATAATTGTTACATTAAGTCACAGCGGTTTTCGGAATGGTGGGGTGACCGTCCCCATACCCTCGCTGATTTGCGTCGTTCTCACGCTAACAAAGCCTCGCGTGGGTCTGGTTTTGCCTCGGCTGGTGGGTCTGGAAcggggactgctgctgctgcctcGGTAAGCGCGCCAGGAAACGGGTCAGGAGCTGGTACTGTGCACGCCAATATGCTTACTACGGGCGTTTCCACCAATTCCGTTCTTACTTCGGATCGTCTCAGTGGTATGTGTTCTTGGATTATCGATACAGGGGCATCAAATCATGTAACCGGTGATTTATCTTGCTTGACGGATTGTTATACAATTATGGCTCGACCCGTTGGTCTCCCGAATGGGCAACGAGTTGAGTCCACACTTATGGGCTCGGCTTTCATTAATTCTTCTCTCACTCTTACTCAAGTTCTTTATGTACCAAGCCTTACTTGTAATTTACTGTCCGTGTCTCAGCTAGCCTCCACtcgtgattttatttttgaatttgctAAAAGTTCTTGCTTGATACAGGACCGTTCTTTGAAGACGACGATTGGAGTAGGTGAGCTACGGGATGGATTGTATTGGATTCGTGCGTGTTCTGTTTCAGCGGGTATTCATCAAGTAAGTGCCTCGGGCTCTCGTGACCTTTGGCATCGTCGTCTTGGGCATCCCTCTGATCATGTCGTCAAGACTATTATTCCTTTTGCTAGCTCTTTGAATTTTAATAAAGATTGGGTTTGTGATGTCTGTCATTTGGCTAAACAACACCGCAATAGTTTTTCCAATAATGAACAGCGTGCTTTAGACATTTTTGATCTTATACATTGTGACTTATGGGGTCCTTATAGGATACCGTCTTCGTGTGGTGCGAAGTATTTTTTGACGATTGTGGATGATTTTTCCCGTGCTACATGGGTTTATTTATTGCTCGATAAAACAGAAGTTACGGATATGTTCATGAATTTTATTAATATGGTTTCGACACAATTTTCTAAAACCCTTAAAGTGGTGCAAAGTGATAATGGAACCGAATTTAATTGCATGGCTGGCTATTTCTTTGCTCATGGCATTCGTTTTCAAAAGTCTTGTGTTGGCACGCCTCAACAAAATGGGCGGTTGAGCGAAAATATCGTCACATTTTAA